TGATCTCCCTGCCGACCATCGCGGTGATGAGCCGGTCCTCGTCGTAGTTGCTGATCGGCCCGGTCTCGGACAGGCTCCCGTCCCGCAGGACGGTCACCCAGTCGCCGATCTCGAACATCTCCTCGAGCCGGTGGGTCACGTAGAGCATCGCTATCCCGCGCTCGCGCAGCCGCAGGATGTGTTCGAGGAGTCGCGCCGACTCCGCCTCGGTGAGCGCCGTGGTCGGCTCGTCGAACACGATCACCTTGACGGAGTCCGCGGTCAGCACCTTGGCGATCTCCACGAGCTGGCGCGTGGCCGCCGGGAGCCGTTCCACGATCGCGTCCGGGCTGAGATCCGTCAGGCCGACCTCGTCGAGGGCCTCCCTGGCCCGGGTCCGCAGCCGGCTCCTGGCGATGATCCCGGTGCGCGCGGGAAGGCGGCCCATGAACAGGTTCTCCGCGACCGACAGGTGGGGGAGCAGGCTGAGCTCCTGGTAGACGGCCTGGACGCCGGCGGCGCGCACCGACGCGGGGGTCGGCGCGGTGACCGGCCGTCCCTCGATCTCGTAGCTGCCGCTGTCCCGGCGCAGCGCCCCCGTCAGCACCCGGATCAGGGTGGACTTCCCCGCGCCGTTCTCTCCCGCGAGGCAGTTGACCTGACCGGGCACCAGGCTGAGCGAGACGTCGCTCAGCGCCTGGACGGGGCCGAAGGCTTTGGAGACGCCCTGGAGTTCGACGACAGGCTGGACCATCACTCCGCCTTCATCGTCGGCGGGTTGAGCAGCTGCTTCACATCGGGCTCGCCCATGTTCTTCTTGTCCGCGACGACCGCTCCCGGATCGATGTCACGTGGCGGGATGCGGTTGACGGTGGCCATCCCGGCGGCCAGGACGCCCTGGTAACCGAAGAAGTAGGGGTTCTGCACCACCAGCGCGTCGATGGTGCCCGCGGCGAGCGCGGCGTTCTCCTGCGGGTCGGAGTCGAACGCCACGACCGGGACGGTGTCGCTGGCCTTGTTGTCCTGGATCGCCCGCGCCGCGCCGACCCCTGAGGTGTTGTTGTCCGCGAACACCCCTGCCAGGTCGGGGTTGGCCGTCAGCGCGTCGTTGACCTGCGATGCCGCGGTGTTGATGTCGTTGTTGTTGAAGCGCTGCAGCGTCACCTTGACCTGCGGGCAGTTCAGCGCGAGGCCCTGCTTGAAGCCGGCGTCCCTGTCGACCAGTGACTGGATGCCGGCCACGGACGACTCGATCATGACACTTCCGCTCGTCTTGTTCTGCGCCTTGAGCAGCTCGCACATCCGCTTGCCGGCCTGCATCCCGGCCTTGAGGTTGTCGGTGCCGATGAACCCCTCCGAGTCGGTGGTCACGCGGCTGTCCACGGTGATGACCTTGAGACCCGCCTTGCGCGCCCGGTCGATCGCCGAGTTCAGGGCGCTGGAGGAGTTGGGCGCGATGACGATCCCGTCGACGCCCCGGGAGATGGAGTTCTCCACCAGCTGCACCTGCTGGTCGATGTTCGTCTCGGACGTGGGGCCGAAGGTGCTCACGGTGATGCCGAAGTCGCCGCCCGCGTGCTTCGCCCCAGCGATCATGGTCTGCCAGAACGAGGAGTCACTCGCCTTGATGATCACGTCGATCTTCTTGCCGCTGGCCGCGCCGCCCGCGCCGCCGCCGGTCGCCTGGCTGGCCGTGCTCGTCGCGCGGCCGCCCACCACTCCGAGCACCAGTGCCACCAGCGCGATGGCCGCGACGAGCGACAGCGAGAAGACGATACGTGAGCGAGCCATGACGGCCTCCTGAACTGTCCTCTCGACAGGCGCCTCAGGCGGCTTTCACGCTCGGCCGCGAATCTGGATGACGGACAAGCGCCAACAGCGGTCAGGTGCACCCATGGAGAACTTTTCATTCAACAAGGACTCATAACCATCGAACGCTTCCAGCAAAGCCCTGGAAGTGTCTCGGTGGAAACAAGGGAAAAGAAAAAAAGTCATTACTCGCGTCGCCGCCGGTGGCAGGCCGTCGCGTGCCGACCTGCTCGTCGACGGCAGCGCCGAAGTGTCGGGCGAAGATCCCGAGCCCGGCTGGGTGATACTGAATTTCGACGTGGCATCGGGTCGGCGATGAGCACGACACAGCAGTGGGGGAGAACTGATGTTCCGTGACACGAAGGCGTTCAGCGGGTTCTCGGTGGACGACATCGAGGCGGCCAAGGCCTTCTACGGCGACACACTAGGCATTCGGGTCTCGGAGGAGAACGGCATGTTGACGCTGCACCTCGCCGGTGACCGCGACACGCTCGTCTATCCGAAGCCCGACCACACGCCGGCGACGTTCACCATCCTCAACTTCCCGGTCGACGACATCGACACCGCCGTCGACCAGCTGACCGAGCTCGGGGTGCGGATGGAACGCTACCCGCAGATGAAGCAGGACGAGAGGGGCATCATGCGCGGGGAGGGCCCGCCCATCGCCTGGTTCACCGATCCGGCGGGCAACGTGCTGTCGGTCATCCAACTCTGAGGCGCCTTGCCCGGTCGTCGTCCCAGGGGCCCTGCCTGGAGGTCTGAAACCGGCCGCCTTGTGATGATGCCGGGCCGTGTCTTTGTCTTTCTCTTGGGCGGCCACCAGTCATGGTCGTGAAGCGTGAGCATCAGAGTCGCAGCGCCGCCGCAAGTCCACGCGCCTTCCACGGACGACGGCCGCCTGGCCGCCAGAGTCGAGACAGGCCTGATCATCGCCGGGTTCGCCGGCATGCTCTTTCTCCTGCCCCGCCTGGATTGGGGTGACGGCTCGATCCGCTACTTCCAGCTGACGGCCCTGCTCTCGCAGGGGACGGTGCCGGACGGGAAGTACTCGATGATCGGGCCGCTGTTCTCGACGCCGCTCTGGCTGATCGGGGACAGCGTGGGGTCGCCGGTGTGGTGGACGCTGCGCTACAACCCCCTGCTGCTCGCGGGGGGAGTGGCGTTCGTCTGGTTCGCGCTGCGTGACCGGCTGCCCAGGCCGATCCTCCGGCGGTTCGTCATGCTGCTGGTCTTCGCGTCGATGTTCGCCCACCACCAGCTGGGATACAACGGCGAGGTCTTCACCGCGATCCTCGTTCTCGTCGGGACCGTCGCGCTGGTCGGGCGCAAGGCGTGGCCGGGATGGCTGACGGTCGCCGTCGGGGTCGCCGGCACGCCCGCCGCCCTGCCCGCGATGGCGCTGATGACCTCCAAGTGGATCTGGGACGTCCGGCGGCTGCGCTGGGGGCTCGCGGTGTGCGCGGCGGTGGCGCTGGTGATGGCGGAGGCGTGGCTGCGGCGTGGCGGTCCGCTCACGACCGGCTACGAGACGGACAGCGGGCCCCGCACGATCATGCCGTACTCGGGCGTGCCGGGCTTGAGCTATCCGATCTTCTTCGGGCTGCTGTCGCTGATCTTCTCCTTCGGCAAGGGCCTGCTCTTCTTCGCGCCGGGCCTGTTCCTGCCCGTGCGGCAGCGGCTGGGCGACCTGGCCGTCGGGCGGCAGCTCTACGATCTGTGGCTGGCGTTCGTGGTCGGTCTGCTGCTGATATACGCGATGTACTGGTCGTGGAGCGGTTCGTCGTTCTGGGGGCCGCGGTATCTGCTGTTCGCCGCGGTTCCCGCGGCGTTCGCGCTGGCCGTACGGTGCTGCCGGCCGGGTGACTCGGTCCTGGCGGACGTGATCACAGTCCTGGCGCTCGGGCTGTCGATCTGGGCCGGGCTCAACGGGGCGGTGTTCGGGGACG
This window of the Nonomuraea africana genome carries:
- a CDS encoding ABC transporter substrate-binding protein, which translates into the protein MARSRIVFSLSLVAAIALVALVLGVVGGRATSTASQATGGGAGGAASGKKIDVIIKASDSSFWQTMIAGAKHAGGDFGITVSTFGPTSETNIDQQVQLVENSISRGVDGIVIAPNSSSALNSAIDRARKAGLKVITVDSRVTTDSEGFIGTDNLKAGMQAGKRMCELLKAQNKTSGSVMIESSVAGIQSLVDRDAGFKQGLALNCPQVKVTLQRFNNNDINTAASQVNDALTANPDLAGVFADNNTSGVGAARAIQDNKASDTVPVVAFDSDPQENAALAAGTIDALVVQNPYFFGYQGVLAAGMATVNRIPPRDIDPGAVVADKKNMGEPDVKQLLNPPTMKAE
- a CDS encoding VOC family protein — protein: MFRDTKAFSGFSVDDIEAAKAFYGDTLGIRVSEENGMLTLHLAGDRDTLVYPKPDHTPATFTILNFPVDDIDTAVDQLTELGVRMERYPQMKQDERGIMRGEGPPIAWFTDPAGNVLSVIQL